Proteins from one Emys orbicularis isolate rEmyOrb1 chromosome 2, rEmyOrb1.hap1, whole genome shotgun sequence genomic window:
- the LOC135873735 gene encoding interleukin-36 receptor antagonist protein-like, protein MAFQPGAGSGGQPSEPRGNRDKDMKDLFDTFIRKEEGGSTIMDLPTPFIFTLRDVKQKVVRLQSNNLVAETSNSDPEKLSVVPNRFVQGKQYPIILGVQGGSSCLSCGTSAQPKLQLENKQIMELFEDKEQAARFTFHNIPEGSTHRFESAAYPGWFLCTSQKSSEPIRITNRMGETEITEFYFNRILTQ, encoded by the exons ATGGCATTCCAGccaggagcagggtcagggggaCAGCCGAGTGAACCACGTGGGAATCGGGACAAAGACATGAAGGATTTGTTCGACACATTCATTAGGAAAG AGGAGGGTGGTTCCACTATTATGGACCTCCCCACGCCGTTCATCTTCACCCTGCGTGACGTCAAGCAGAAGGTCGTCCGCTTGCAGAGCAACAATCTTGTGGCCGAGACCTCCAACTCGGACCCCG AGAAACTCAGCGTGGTGCCCAACCGGTTCGTACAGGGCAAACAGTATCCCATCATCCTGGGCGTCCAGGGAGGAAGTAGCTGCCTGTCATGCGGAACCTCGGCCCAACCCAAGCTGCAGCTGGAG AATAAGCAAATCATGGAATTATTTGAAGACAAGGAGCAAGCCGCTCGCTTCACTTTCCACAACATTCCTGAAGGCAGCACCCACCGCTTCGAGTCGGCCGCCTACCCGGGCTGGTTTCTCTGCACCTCCCAGAAGAGCAGCGAGCCCATCCGCATCACCAACCGCATGGGTGAGACAGAGATCACTGAGTTCTATTTTAACAGGATTCTGACCCAATAG